The DNA segment CGTCGCCGTTCCATGGGGAGAACTCTTCGTCGGCCTGGGACTGCTCGTCGGTGCCCTCACGCGATTGGCCGCGTTCTGGGGCACGATCATGACTCTCCTGTACTACCTGGGAAACTGGGACGCCGGACACGGGTACGCCACCAGCGACCTGTTGTACGCGCTCGTGTTCCTCTCGCTCGCCGCGTTCGGGGCCGGTCGGATCGCCGGCCTCGATCGGTACGTCGAGCGGTACCGCGTCGACGGCCGGCCGCTGGTCGAACGATATCCGCGGGTACGGTACCTGCTGGGGTGATCGAACTGCTCTGGGTCGTCCGTCTCTCGTCCCGGGCTGACAGTCGCCAGCAGTGAGCAGTCCGACCGGGATTTAAGCCGTCGCCCGTGGGCAGAAGAAGACGCCCATGCCTGTCCAGAACCTCGCCAGAAGCACGGTGGTTACGGCAGAAGCGGACGAACCGGTATCGAAGATTGCGAGCCGCATGGACGACGAGCACGTCGGGAGCGTCGTCGTCACGGACGGGGACGAACCGGTCGGTATCGTCACCGACCGCGACCTGGCGACGCGCGTCCTCGGTAACGGCTCGAACCCGGACGACACGACGGCTGCTGACGTCATGTCCGAGGACCTCACCACAGTCACGGACTCGGACGGCTTCTACACGGCCGCCGAGCGGATGGCGGAAAACGGGGTCAGACGGCTGCCCGTAA comes from the Halovivax cerinus genome and includes:
- a CDS encoding DoxX family protein, which codes for MYDKTTRIESSVGGFTAVCELHGHATWFILALRLLMGATFVEAGLSKVFAGDFTARGYLAGREAGPAADLFVSASQVDWFVAFVDVAVPWGELFVGLGLLVGALTRLAAFWGTIMTLLYYLGNWDAGHGYATSDLLYALVFLSLAAFGAGRIAGLDRYVERYRVDGRPLVERYPRVRYLLG
- a CDS encoding CBS domain-containing protein; the encoded protein is MPVQNLARSTVVTAEADEPVSKIASRMDDEHVGSVVVTDGDEPVGIVTDRDLATRVLGNGSNPDDTTAADVMSEDLTTVTDSDGFYTAAERMAENGVRRLPVTDADGNLEGIITADDFTELLADEQAQLSSIIQAQRPAYE